TTCTTTGCGGTGGGCGCCAAGGGCGAAGTGGCCCCATGCAGCGAATTCCTGGGCCTGCCGGAGTTCCACGGCGGCAACCTCTGGGAGACGCCGCTGCCGGAGTTGCTCAAGACCAAGCCTTTCATGGACGTCACCACGCGGGTGGCGGAGGGCTTTGCGCCCTGCAACCGCTGTGCGGTGCGGCACTTCTGCGGTGCGCCCTGCCCCGCCGAGGTCTACGCCATCAACGGGAAGCTTTCTGCGCCGGCGCCGCTGTGCGATTTCTACACCGCCCAGGCTCAATATGCGTTCAGGGTTATCGCCCAGGGCCGCCTGGACGATTATCTTTGGGATGGCTGGCGGGACGGTTTGGAAGAGATTGTGGTGATGTAGGATTAAACGAAAATGAGATGAGTAGATGGGGGGCGGCTCGCGGGCCGCCCTTTATTTTTTTAGAGGCAGAAATGGTGCGTGGAACGCACCCTACGTCAAAACTGCATAGGCCACCGGCACAGGCTGGAAAGCCTGTGCTGCCAAAAATTCCGCTTAGAATTGAATTTCAAACAGCGAGCTGACGGAGTCTTCCTGGTGGATCCGGACGATGGTTTGGGCTAGCAGCGGCGCTACCGACAGTTGTACGATTTTGGGGCAGTTTCTGGCCGCCTGGCTCAGAGGAATGGTGTCGGTGACCACCAGTCGGTGCATCGGCGAATTGGCGATCCGGTCTACGGCCGGCCCCGAGAGCACGGCATGGGTGCAGCAAGCGCTGACGTTGCGGGCGCCATTATTGACGATAACCCCGGAGGCTTCACTCAAGGTGCCGCCGGTGTCGATAATATCGTCTAAAATCACCACGTCCTTCCCCATAACCTCCCCGATGAGATTCATGGCTTTAGCTTTGCCGGGGGCGTCCCGGCGCTTGTCGATGAGGCCCAAGGTGGCTTCCAGGCGCTTGGCGTAAGCCCGGGCCCGGGCCACCCCGCCGGCGTCCGGCGAGACGATGGCCAGATCGTTCTGAAAATTTTCGCGGATATAGGGAATCATGATGGGCGAGGCATAGAGGTTGTCCACGGGGATATTGAAAAAGCCCTGGATCTGGCCCACGTGCAGGTCCATAGTGAGAATACGTTGGGCCCCGGCGGTGGACAGGAGATCGGCCACCAGCTTGGCGGTAATAGGCACCCGGGGGGCTACTTTGCGGTCCTGGCGGGCGTAGCCGAAGTAGGGGATGACTGCGGTGATGCGCCGGGCCGAGGCCCGCTTCACCGCGTCAATCATGATCAGGAGCTCCATCAGGTTGTGGTTGGTGGGCGGGCAGGTGGACTGAATCAGGAAGACATCCCGGCCACGGACATTATCGGCAATCTCCACCCGAATCTCGCCGTCGCTGAAGGTGCTGACCATGGCCTGCCCCAGGGGCAGGGAGAGGTGGTCACAGATTTTGTGTGCTAATTCGGGGGAAGAATTGCCCGTGAAG
This sequence is a window from Desulfobaccales bacterium. Protein-coding genes within it:
- a CDS encoding ribose-phosphate pyrophosphokinase translates to MNAALNNNIRIFTGNSSPELAHKICDHLSLPLGQAMVSTFSDGEIRVEIADNVRGRDVFLIQSTCPPTNHNLMELLIMIDAVKRASARRITAVIPYFGYARQDRKVAPRVPITAKLVADLLSTAGAQRILTMDLHVGQIQGFFNIPVDNLYASPIMIPYIRENFQNDLAIVSPDAGGVARARAYAKRLEATLGLIDKRRDAPGKAKAMNLIGEVMGKDVVILDDIIDTGGTLSEASGVIVNNGARNVSACCTHAVLSGPAVDRIANSPMHRLVVTDTIPLSQAARNCPKIVQLSVAPLLAQTIVRIHQEDSVSSLFEIQF